One region of Armigeres subalbatus isolate Guangzhou_Male chromosome 3, GZ_Asu_2, whole genome shotgun sequence genomic DNA includes:
- the LOC134226072 gene encoding protein unzipped isoform X1 yields the protein MTNRRRCGSSRGPNKSWHRCSTVLSVALLTVAALAGGSWAMTNSVFKAFSKDQTVTSSTLAWEKFNGEKTQLQYAVQSYNPAEHPRSKELLDSDQLSHASYVCRLQIEGIYCAGQTHMEDSSTICTVSLQSDVRRHRTFEVLVNRNGGGKLKWQPWNKFRTEKFPGAVSASIGKVDDYYVARYKLVHHGHHHPYIVGNYDPLEKLGGRIWAPLPGMPETVEHESGDLLVEIEPVQYELRNIKLNKLRTVIRKNTTILGSTILSNEEDITNQAETVITYDYTKLTYYGRQLGVGNGVPTKVIDPRTQQPVDIFWGVELTERKFETKAINTILQPGTAINVTLLGNYTEMEAPYHANLKAYYDDNSDPVSRKLSGYMLSKDMEDVKIEFSPIYWIENGTLVPTTTTTTTTTTTSTTEATTTNDPVPITDTPLESVGNRVGLDEEMSNEINSREEVASSRSIDKPESSISLSSIGGSGASGKRQGGNSGATTTRWLSSGTIAAVVAAGSLAIVAQRI from the exons ATGACCAACCGGAGGCGCTGCGGGAGCAGTAGAGGCCCCAACAAAAGCTGGCACCGATGTTCGACCGTCCTGTCCGTGGCCCTACTGACAGTAGCCGCCCTCGCCGGTGGCAGCTGGGCCATGACCAACAGTGTGTTCAAAGCATTCAGCAAAGATCAAACGGTCACGTCCAGTACGCTGGCATGGGAGAAGTTCAACGGCGAGAAGACACAACTGCAATATGCGGTGCAAAGTTACAACCCGGCGGAGCATCCCCGCTCCAAGGAACTGCTGGACAGTGACCAG CTAAGCCACGCCAGCTACGTGTGCCGGTTACAGATCGAGGGTATCTACTGTGCCGGTCAGACGCACATGGAGGACTCGTCCACCATCTGTACGGTGTCGCTGCAGTCGGACGTCCGGCGGCATCGGACGTTCGAGGTGCTGGTGAATCGAAACGGGGGCGGAAAGCTCAAGTGGCAACCGTGGAACAAGTTCCGTACGGAGAAGTTTCCCGGTGCCGTCAGCGCCAGCATCGGAAAG gttGATGATTACTATGTGGCACGCTATAAGTTGGTACACCACGGCCATCACCACCCCTACATTGTGGGCAATTACGACCCACTAGAGAAGCTCGGTGGCAGAATTTGGGCTCCGCTTCCGGGAATGCCAGAAACTGTG GAACATGAAAGTGGAGACCTACTTGTGGAAATTGAGCCTGTACAGTACGAACTGCGAAATATCAAGTTGAACAAACTGCGTACCGTTATCAGGAAAAATACCACTATTCTAG gatcAACCATCCTATCGAATGAGGAGGACATCACCAATCAGGCTGAAACTGTCATCACGTACGACTACACCAAATTGACCTATTACGGACGGCAGTTGGGCGTTGGCAATGGCGTGCCAACTAAGGTTATTGATCCCCGGACGCAACAGCCTGTTGATATCTTCTGGGGTGTTGAACTAACGGAAAGGAAGTTTGAG ACCAAGGCCATCAACACGATACTGCAACCTGGAACGGCCATCAACGTGACGCTGCTGGGCAACTATACTGAAATGGAAGCTCCTTACCATGCGAACCTGAAGGCGTACTACGACGATAATAGTGATCCGGTGTCGAGGAAGCTGTCTGGATAT ATGCTCAGCAAGGACATGGAAGACGTCAAGATCGAATTCAGTCCCATCTACTGGATCGAAAATGGTACCCTGGTgccaacgacgacgacaacaacTACAACGACCACCACGTCCACGACGGAAGCGACCACCACAAACGATCCGGTGCCCATTACCGACACTCCGCTCGAAAGTGTCGGTAACCGGGTCGGCCTGGACGAGGAAATGAGCAACGAAATAAACAGCCGGGAGGAGGTTGCCAGCAGCCGGAGTATCGATAAGCCGGAAAGCAGCATCAGTCTGTCGAGCATCGGTGGCTCCGGAGCTTCCGGCAAGAGGCAAGGTGGCAACAGCGGGGCGACCACAACCCGGTGGTTGTCCTCCGGGACGATAGCTGCTGTGGTGGCGGCCGGCAGTTTGGCGATTGTGGCACAACGGATTTAA
- the LOC134226072 gene encoding protein unzipped isoform X2: MTNRRRCGSSRGPNKSWHRCSTVLSVALLTVAALAGGSWAMTNSVFKAFSKDQTVTSSTLAWEKFNGEKTQLQYAVQSYNPAEHPRSKELLDSDQLSHASYVCRLQIEGIYCAGQTHMEDSSTICTVSLQSDVRRHRTFEVLVNRNGGGKLKWQPWNKFRTEKFPGAVSASIGKVDDYYVARYKLVHHGHHHPYIVGNYDPLEKLGGRIWAPLPGMPETEHESGDLLVEIEPVQYELRNIKLNKLRTVIRKNTTILGSTILSNEEDITNQAETVITYDYTKLTYYGRQLGVGNGVPTKVIDPRTQQPVDIFWGVELTERKFETKAINTILQPGTAINVTLLGNYTEMEAPYHANLKAYYDDNSDPVSRKLSGYMLSKDMEDVKIEFSPIYWIENGTLVPTTTTTTTTTTTSTTEATTTNDPVPITDTPLESVGNRVGLDEEMSNEINSREEVASSRSIDKPESSISLSSIGGSGASGKRQGGNSGATTTRWLSSGTIAAVVAAGSLAIVAQRI, encoded by the exons ATGACCAACCGGAGGCGCTGCGGGAGCAGTAGAGGCCCCAACAAAAGCTGGCACCGATGTTCGACCGTCCTGTCCGTGGCCCTACTGACAGTAGCCGCCCTCGCCGGTGGCAGCTGGGCCATGACCAACAGTGTGTTCAAAGCATTCAGCAAAGATCAAACGGTCACGTCCAGTACGCTGGCATGGGAGAAGTTCAACGGCGAGAAGACACAACTGCAATATGCGGTGCAAAGTTACAACCCGGCGGAGCATCCCCGCTCCAAGGAACTGCTGGACAGTGACCAG CTAAGCCACGCCAGCTACGTGTGCCGGTTACAGATCGAGGGTATCTACTGTGCCGGTCAGACGCACATGGAGGACTCGTCCACCATCTGTACGGTGTCGCTGCAGTCGGACGTCCGGCGGCATCGGACGTTCGAGGTGCTGGTGAATCGAAACGGGGGCGGAAAGCTCAAGTGGCAACCGTGGAACAAGTTCCGTACGGAGAAGTTTCCCGGTGCCGTCAGCGCCAGCATCGGAAAG gttGATGATTACTATGTGGCACGCTATAAGTTGGTACACCACGGCCATCACCACCCCTACATTGTGGGCAATTACGACCCACTAGAGAAGCTCGGTGGCAGAATTTGGGCTCCGCTTCCGGGAATGCCAGAAACT GAACATGAAAGTGGAGACCTACTTGTGGAAATTGAGCCTGTACAGTACGAACTGCGAAATATCAAGTTGAACAAACTGCGTACCGTTATCAGGAAAAATACCACTATTCTAG gatcAACCATCCTATCGAATGAGGAGGACATCACCAATCAGGCTGAAACTGTCATCACGTACGACTACACCAAATTGACCTATTACGGACGGCAGTTGGGCGTTGGCAATGGCGTGCCAACTAAGGTTATTGATCCCCGGACGCAACAGCCTGTTGATATCTTCTGGGGTGTTGAACTAACGGAAAGGAAGTTTGAG ACCAAGGCCATCAACACGATACTGCAACCTGGAACGGCCATCAACGTGACGCTGCTGGGCAACTATACTGAAATGGAAGCTCCTTACCATGCGAACCTGAAGGCGTACTACGACGATAATAGTGATCCGGTGTCGAGGAAGCTGTCTGGATAT ATGCTCAGCAAGGACATGGAAGACGTCAAGATCGAATTCAGTCCCATCTACTGGATCGAAAATGGTACCCTGGTgccaacgacgacgacaacaacTACAACGACCACCACGTCCACGACGGAAGCGACCACCACAAACGATCCGGTGCCCATTACCGACACTCCGCTCGAAAGTGTCGGTAACCGGGTCGGCCTGGACGAGGAAATGAGCAACGAAATAAACAGCCGGGAGGAGGTTGCCAGCAGCCGGAGTATCGATAAGCCGGAAAGCAGCATCAGTCTGTCGAGCATCGGTGGCTCCGGAGCTTCCGGCAAGAGGCAAGGTGGCAACAGCGGGGCGACCACAACCCGGTGGTTGTCCTCCGGGACGATAGCTGCTGTGGTGGCGGCCGGCAGTTTGGCGATTGTGGCACAACGGATTTAA